GTGCTGGTATGTATTATGGAGAAAGCTCCACCCACACTGTGTTACCATCAGCACAACCTCCATCTGGAGCCTGCTGTCATCACAGCAGCACCTGTGTGTTCTTAAGGTACATGTTTGTTTATGGATGTGGCTTACCTGCCTTGACCACACCCACATTgtaaaccacacccacaaaaGAGATGGAAATTATTGTTACAGTGTATTGAAAATAGGCACAAAGATGAAACAAAAGTATTGTTCAGGCATTCCAGAGACAGTCTGTTTCTACGTTTTTGACCCATCTTGGGCATGTAGGAACAGCTGTCGATAGCATTTAGACTTCACTTCTGTGCAGAGCAGTCCGGAGCACTCAGTCATGCCAACACTGCATGGATTTGAATATTGTAATGGAGTTACAGTTTATATTTAGCTTAACATTGTGACAGTATTATACAGCAGGTATGGAGGGGACTATTTTGATATATTGTGTATAGTGAATGTATCGtcatgtgtctgtgtaagtgctttaaattatattttcgtATGTCTGTGGAAAACCACGTTCCCAATGTGTATGAAGGCAAACTGAGGTTATGTTTTGGAACTGAAGGTGATTTACTATGTCaaacttgctttaaaaaaagctgcttcataaatgtaaatctgattacattttaaagattaaaaatgcTTCTGCTCAGAGTGTTTgtgatgttttaatttaatgcttAAATGACATATACAGGAGTCTATTGTAGAGGGTGaacctttttgttttacagtgctaagagacagagaagactacatgctgtaatgtaacagtgcTGTATGGTAGTACCTAGGCAGAAATCAGCTCCTCATCTGAACAAAAGTGATCTTCAGTCAGTACTGCAAAAAGCTCTCCCACACCAATGGGCCACGCACTGAAGTATATATTCTCAAGTTACACTAGATCCTCCAAAGCATTCCAAGTTACCAATAAGAGTATGGGTTAGTCAGTTAAGATCCATGGATAAATCAAATTTGCTGTATTAAATACCAATGTCTTGCCATGATCCACTGGTGTCTGAACACAGCAAGACCCTGTATGCAACAATTTTACCTGTTTTGTAGTGGACCTTTCCAAAACCACAATGTAAACACTTGAAAGGATGTTCCACTAGCATTTGTTGCCTAAGAAACCATAACCGTGAAACCCTCCCCAATCACTCAATAATTTACCAACATCAATGACACGGGCAAACGGTTGCAAACAAAGACTTTATAAGATTAGTTAACACAGGACAAAGAAAGAGGTCTTGCTAATCATAACTCAAGAACATAGGcaactaacaaaaaaaattaaaatcttaaGACAAATATATTGCAATCTAACAGAAGCCCTGTACGTAGGTAATGACAGGTGTGTGCAAGTGAGGAGGGTGAAAGGTCACCATTCGAGGAAGTGACCTGGAGTCACATtgtgaggaaaaaatatatagactCTAAAGTAGTTACCCATGTGACATTATTTTACTGAGTTTCTTCCCATAAATATAGTGTAATCATTCGGTGGTAAacttaaaaactgttttaaaatgaattctaaTATAATACCATGTAAAACGTCTAACTAGAGCATATGCAATTGCATCACTTAACCCCAAAgcagtaacccccccccaggTTCACGTGCTTCAGCTGGAGAAGGTCTCCTCCTTCCCAGcattcagtgcagtgtgtgactgcCACCTCGACGTCTATGTGCCCAAGCAAAGCAAACGGTATAAACTGCAAACCAACAGAGTGATACAGACCAGGTGGCCCTCAGACTCGCGTCTTCATTTAATCTGTCCACCTGAGCCGCAGACGGCCTGTGAGAGGCGGAGACTTCCTGAGAACCGAGAGCCCCCTCCAGTGTCACCGCTGATCCCCCAGATGCATTATTGAGAAAGGAGGCTAATTAGAACTTCAGGTTCCTAAACCACTGCATGCGACTGTATGCGTGTGCCACTGGGAACGGCAGTACAAACTAAATAGTATACGTAGCTTGATTCCTACAATGGGGCGATGCTAAAGGTAATTTCCCCCAGCTCCGGTTCTATAGGGGAGCGTCTAGCTGAAGTTGAGGACGTTGCCGTCGAAGTGCGTGAGCACGTGCTTCTCGAACAGCCGCTGGTCGCAGTCCAGGGGGAACTGCTCGCTGCACATGGGGCAGACCTTCCAGTGGCTCTCCACGTGCTCCTCAAACTTACTCTGGTCGTAGTTGGGGGGGAAGATGACCTCGCAGAGTGGACAGCGCTTGTGAATGTCCAGGCTGTGGGGGAGGAaaggagtgagggaggggcgGAGGTCATGAGAAAACACTCATTCCCTTTATATAATTCTCgctgcactgtactgtactgtatgtaaacaaTCCATACACACTTAATGCGTACACACTGTCCACACTTTAATGACTTTGCTTTCAGGCCTCTGAAAGTTCTGCACAGTTATTCTCTGTTCTTTTGCACACCATGTAGGCAGAGAGTgggtttgttttggattaaaatgCCAAAGTGTTAGTTTTACTCCAATACGGAGTGTTAGATTTGGACAGCGAATGAAAGGAAAGCTGTCCCTGTCCCAGCCGCTTGATCACGGAATAATGAAACCACACTGACGTGTGagtaacaaaactaaaaaaactaaaattaccCTAATAGGTTATAAATCTCAGTATGCTTTCCACTAGAGAGCACATGTTGCAGAGCAGATTGCTAGACGTGGCTGTATGAAACCCCACCAGCAGTATACAGACGCCCCTGCCACATGACGAAGAACTAGATGCCAAATGGCTGGACATAAATACAGAGCACCGGGTCTGAATGTACAAACAGGCATGCTCTATGCAAGGTGCAATGTACATGGCAAGTGCAAAATGTCTGACAGGAACTCTGCCAAGGCCTGGCTGAGGAAACGCAGCGAGTTCCTCTCAGTTCCCTCTGCTTTCGACGGCTCTGAGGCTCACAGAGCTGTGCTGCAAGGGGCGCGTTACCTGGAGTCAAAGCAAAAGCGAGGCCGCCCATCGTTAACCAGGGGATTTTGGGGGTTGCCTGCCACTGGCGGCTCAGCGGCGCCGCCCTCCTGGAAGAGAGAGATCTGCTTCAGACAATCACCCTCAGCCAAATGAAATCAATTATTCTCTCAGTGAATCCAGACCTGCGATATGACCGTAAACACGTGGAAAAAATTCTCAACAATATGAACAATCTGAGCCCAGAATGCCTATTCACACCCAGCCTCCTCTCCTCTAGCCAACTTCACCCAAAGAATCCCATATTCCTACACATCAGCACCATTACTTTCCCTCAGCACAGCGAAACAGCACTTATCTATTCCTGCTGCGTGCAGGGGTGGCTGAAATTGGGCATGCGTAATATCTTTCTGCAAACAAAGCCAATTAGAGAAGATGTTTAGCTCGGCGTGAATTGTGTGGTGTGAGCAGCCTAGTGGAACAGTTCTCCTGCTCGATGATGATCTGTTAGGTCAGAGATTAGTCAGGAAGAGTGCTGGGGCTCCCGAGCAGGCTTCCCTCCTCAGCTGTACCTCAGCAGTAATAACATAATGGCTGAAACCCTCTGTTAACGACCTGCTTCTAGGGCTCATTAGTGGTGGAGGAAGTGGCAGAGGTTTCCTGTAAATTCCTGTACAGGCGATTCATCCTGAGCCCCACACTGGTGTGAGAGGTACAGGGAGctgacgggggtggggggggggggcaggcgatGACTCGGGGAGAGGCAGAAAGGGGCTCCCCTGCAGTGAACTTGCACACTGGGGCCATGGTTGTGGTTCGGGGGGACTCACGTTGCCGTTCTCCTCGGGGTCCTCCAGACCGTCGGGGCGACTCGGGTTCCGGGAGGGCTGGATGCACACCACGTTACTGTCCCAGGAGGGGGGTCCCACAGGGGGCAGTATGGGCATCTGGTCTGACGGGAACTCACCGTCCGCTCCATCTGGGTCAGAAAGAACAGCGCGTGTTGCTGTGGAGACACCGGCacatctccatggaaacacacaTCGGTTCCAAGCATAACTACGGTAAAGAGAAGCcctaatttgtgtgtgtgtgagtgccggGAAGAGCGTCTCACCTGCTGGGTCTGGAGTGGAGTACGGGTTCCCAAACCGCAGCTCTGCGGACTGCTGGGCCACCAGGGGAGCGGGCGGGGCATCCTGGGTATACGGGAGGGGGTACTGCAGGAACATGGGCTGGCCGCTCTCCAAACTGGAGTCCTCAGACACCAGGCCCCCCTTCACCTCCGAGCTCTTCTTCAGCCCCTGCAGAGACACGAGCAAGATCTACAGCGCACGTCTGAGTGAAATTAAACCCATAAAAAGTAGGCTTCGACGGCCAAGAGTGGATGCACGCACCCCTCTGTGTATACCGACCCACAAATGTAAGACATAGTACCATAACAGGGCTATTTTaagcagaaaacacaaaaaatctgtatttcaaCAGCAGTTCCTTCTGTGGCCTTTGTGGCTGCTCATTCTAACCAGAAGAATACAGAAGTAATGACGGAAATATTACACACAATTAACAAAGGCAGCGAAGGAACAGATTTCCAAATGCATCACGCACAAAAAAGGTTTCCATTTTTAAGCATCTGTTGACTCAATAATgagtaaaaacaggaaaatatataccaaatatatacattatgtaCATGACGTAAAACCTCAGGACTTTCACAAAGACATACATCTCTCGTTGAGACCTGTAATCAGACGCACACATTTCCTGCCCTGCGTCAGTTTCCGTCTCCCAGGCAACGCCGCACGCCACAATCCTAAACAGAAACCCGGCGCAGAGGACTCGCTCACAAACACTTTAATTGGCTCcattcattaaaagaaaaacaaggaaagaaaaaaaaactcattttcaaaGGAATTTTGAgtccgtttttttttattgatgtttttcaGCAGGCGCCAATTTCATTCAGAGTCAACCTCAAACTGGGTCATTTTGCCCTGCCGAGCCCGAACTGCGTTACCTTTCAGCCGTTTCAATGTCAGCGCGGATCTCGCTGCGGTCCACCGTAATTGAATGGAAAATAAGAAGTCACTCGTTTTGCCACTCCAATTAGAGAACCACGGTAAACCCGCACGAGAAGCAGGGCCAAAGCGGCATTCTCGCCTTTTAAAATGCCAGAAAAGAGCACTTACCTCTTCCAGCGTCTCCTTCTCTTTGACAAGCAGCGCCAAATTCTCCTTCAGCTCTTTAACCTCCCGGCCCTTCTCCGCCACCTGGCTCTACAGCAGAGAAACGGGGAAGAGACGCCGTGTTggcaaatgattcattttatttttaaattaaaagatgAGAATTTGAAATCACATCGGGAGTTATTGTTGGAACCGAAGATTCCCAGAAACATGGATTAGAAACACGGTGCCTCAGTGGGGgtaggtcatgtgactgaaggCTTCCTATCACAACAAGTTGTTAAAGTAATCCCTCTCCAGACACTTGGAGTCCCCAGTTTCAGATGAAACGCTCGGAGCCAACAAACGCATTAGGCAGGCGGAGGAGAAGGGATCTCTCCGTATCCATGTCCCACTGTCTCCAGCCCTCACGTAAACAGCCATAAAAGCTGTCTCGGAGAGGACCGCTCCGTAAACCATGCTGTCCATGTATTTATGTCCATCTGCAGATAATATCGGAGACTGCCGCTTTGTTTAAAGGAGTGATAAACAGATGCTCTTTCTTAGACGGAAAAACGCAGAGTTCGGAGCCGAGGAGTGTAAGACGATATTGTGCGAGTGCATCCCTGCAGACCTTGCTGACCTGGTAGTGACATTCCTCCCCGTAACCGTTCCCATGGCAACaaccttcctttttttaatttctcctcTCCGTTTTGTCTTTTCCCCCCAGTTCTGAATGCCCAGCAGTATCTGCAGTGTTAACTGAGGGCACGTGTGCTCCCTCAGGGTGCATGCTCCTGGCTGCCCCTTCTCTTCACTACGTAGCGCCCCCTGCTGAGCTGTGCAGGGCCTGCACTGGAGTGCACgtcatgcacagctgcagtcaAAAAGACCGTAAAGCAAATGGCTGCCTTGAAGAGTCATTCCTGTCCAAAAGCAGCTGGAAAATCCTGCCAACCGAGCCCCACCCCAGCACTACAGCCCACTGCGCCCCAGCCAGTCTGCACTGGCAGGGTCCAGATCCACTTCAGACCGCAGGCTGCGCTACCACACTGAAAGCTAACGCTTTAGCATGGAGCGCCACTACTcctgaaaacacatttattttagccACTTACGGGATCCTTCCTCACCCTTATTAAGCGTTCCCCCCACTGGCACTGACCTTCGATAACCAACTAGAGTTCGTCACCAGGAATAGTGGTACATGCTGACTAGTGCAGGGTTCTGGCATTGCACAAACGACAAGCAGCAGCTTACGCTGCTCACCTGTAACTAACAGAGCGCTACGTCACTGGTCATGCTTAAGCAATGCACTTAGACAAGCGTGGAGCATGCCACTCACCTTACAGGCAGAAAGACTGCTATATCAGATTGCCCTCGGACGAACGCTGGGCAGAGTGGTACATGTCACTCACCTCGCACAAGTGAAAGGCCATATTACCACTGGCCTGAAATATCAGTGACCCTCAGACGGCAGCATCCCCGTACGAGCGAGGGACAGGGTGGCACGTCTGACTGACCCTGCTGAGACGACACAAACCTGCCAGTGCGGCTCACCTTGTATCGATCCTCGGCTGCCACCAGCTGCAGCTTCAGGCTCTCGTTTATCTTTAACTGCTCCTTCCATTTCACCTCCATCTTCGCCAGCTCCTCCGCGAACATGCAGCTgcgctccttctcctcctgcacaCAGGACACGTCAGCCCTTCGTCCCGCCCTCACGTGCACTCAGACACGCGTCCCTACAATGCTCGCAagctcaagcacacacaccacaaccactcacatactgtacacaggcAACACTGTTACTTACAAGACCACAGCACACCTCTACTTATGTATACATGCAATTCACCtgaactgtacacacacacagttcacttACGCTCAGCATCTGTCTGCATTTCTTGTACTTGTCACTTTTCTCGATCACTTCTTTATTGATGCCTTTGAGTTTCTCCTGGATAATTGCATCTAGTGCAATATTGGAAGACGTGGGGCTCCCTGAAACACAGAACTGCAGGTGAGAATCCTCgtcctctcagccaatcagatcagcAGGGTTTCAGAGATGAGAGGGCTCGGGTACCTTGCTCCGGGCTGCCAGACTGCGGGCTCGAGGGCATCTCTGCTGCCACTGCACCTTTCTTCGACTCCTTAAAACACAGCACGGATAccgatcagccaatcagcagaccCAGTACCCTCATCAACCAATCACGTTCCAGCAGCACCTGCACCACTGCTGCAGGTGTACAGGTTAGCTACTGCCCTGTGCCCTTACAATGGAAACGGACTGATGTGTCATGAGATGGACGTACGGTAAGTAACCGGGGACCGAAGACATCTCTGAGTACGTACGGTAATGACCCTGCAGGTGTGATGTTGTCCTAGCGGTCATGCATATCTACCCTGCAGGCATGATGGATGCCACCATTGCAGTAATAAACACTGATCCTCTAGATAAGAGTAGAGTAACCCTGCCTGTCCTTACAGGGGTGCAGCAGCTCACCTGCCCACAGGGGTAAAAGCCCCCAGCCCAGGCCGGCTGCACGCTTCAGGTGCCCCCCCTGCTGGGGAACGCCTTGACCTGAACTCACCCCCTGCTGCTCGGAGAGTTTGGCCACCTGTCTCTGTAGTCTCTGACACTCCTTGTATTTCTCCTTGTAGTGCTCCGCAGCCATATGTAACCTCAGCTTCAggtcctccacctccctctgtAGCTCCGCCTCCTTCCCGGTCACTGTGTCCGCCCCTCCttctgccccgccctgctggaAAAGGAGTCAGGAGTTAGTGTCAGTACAGCCGTGACACAGGGAGGAAGATACAGTGGCCTACTGAGAGGTCAAGACGGCTGCCTAAAAGCAGGGCTTGGGCTGCTAGAGGGTACTGAAGTGACAGGAAGTGGCTCCttaccgccccctgctgggcggCAGCCCTCAGTTtgtccagctgctcctccatgCGGCCGCACTGCGCCTGGGCGTCGGCCTGGCTCTTGCGCAGCGCCTCCATCTCCACGCGCAGGCGGTGCAGGTCGGATATGCCGCGGTCGCGCGCGCTGGACGCGTCCCGCAGCTCCGACGCCAGCATGGACGCCTGCTGACGCGTGGCCTGCAGCTGCTCTTCGGTCTGCCGCAGCTGCTCCTTCAGCGCGTCCTTCTCCGTCTGCGAGGAAGGCACACGCACgcgtcagacacacacacacacacgcacgcacgcgcgtcagacatacacacacacgcacgcgtcagacacacacacacacacgcacgcacgcgcgtcagacatacacacacacgcacgcacacacacatgcatcagacacatacacacgcacgcgtcagacacacacgcacacgtcaaacacatacacacgaacacgcacacgcacgcgtcagacacatacacacgcacgcacatacacacgcatgcacacatgcgtcagacacatacacacgcacacgcgtcagacacacacacacgcgtcagacacatacacacacacgcacgcacacacacatgcatcagacacatacgcacacacacacgcgtcagacatacacacgcacgcacacacgcgtcagacacatacacacacatcagacacacagCCTGCACACGGACTCTGTGCTGGGCTTCAGAGCGGGGACTCTGCACACGGACTCTGTGCAGGGACTTAAAAGGCGTATAAACTGCGCTGGGCACTCTAAGTGCCTTAtgaaacagagcagagagagatacAGCTCAGGGTGCACAGCAGCAGCCGTACCGAAGGGGAGCTGTGGGACAGGATCTCCTTCTGCAGTTTCTCCTTCTCGGCGAGGCACGCCCTCAGCCGCCCCACCTCCTCTTTAAACTGGGTGATCATGTTCTCCTTGTTCACGTCCACCACCTTCTGCATCTGCAGCTCCGCCGTCAGCTTCCTGGTCTCCAGCTCTCTGTTCTTCAGGTGCACCtgcagcagggtgtgtgtgagcacgcacacgcacgcgaacacacaaatgcgcacagatacacaaacgcgcacatacacatacatgcaaattcacatgcacacaaatccacacacgcatacatgcacatacacatgcgcccatacaaatgcacacgcaggcacacaaaAAAGCCATTCACACCAGAAGGGGAGACCAGGAAGAAGAGAAAATGCATCTTCTTAAAAGGCCAGTTTAAGTTTTCACCAGGTCTTAGCAGTACAACCACATTTacagtgaacacaaaacaaaatcaccAGCTTTGCGCACAGTGTACTACACTGTATTTGTGAGAAACAGACTAAAAGGCCTATTACGCTAAGGCTAGCAGACTGTGGCAGCAAATCTGTGCTCTGGGAAAGATAAAGGCATGCTAAATTATGCGCAGGTTCCACTGTACTTCCTTAGCCACGGTATATCCAACTCCCTGTTTGTGAGCGGTACCCAccacaaggcacacacacactcacacagatggAACGCATCAACGGGCTCAAATCAGCCAACCCCGTTTTAAAAACAGGACATAAAGCGCTCCCCGTTTAATGACAGTAAAAGCGGGAATAGATGAAATGTGAATAAAGTGAATGAAACGCGGGCGGACGAGGGCCCTGagattgggggaggggtgatgcACAGTAAAGGACACACAACACCACAGTGTTCAGAACAGACCAGCTCTGAACTGATACTGTCTAAAATACTCCGGTTTTAAAATTACACTGTACCAAACAGACCAGGTCTAAATTTACACTGCACAAAACAGACCGGGTCTAAACTGATGAAGTTAAATGAAATGACGTGTTCAGTCCTGATCAGCATCGCTtgcatttttttatatgaaaggGGATGACTGAGTAACTGTGTGAGCCAGAAAGTTCCAACTCCTACAGGCCTTCAGCAAGACATATTACAGCAGGGAGGATGAGAACAAGCGTAACTAGTATGAAATGAGGTGGTTGTGCCTAAAACTGCCATTCACACGTTTGCACAGCCCCTCTCTGGGGTTACTAAGGACTGCCGTACATAATGCTGTTTTAGCACAGTGCTGACTGTCTGCGGATGTACCCGTCCCGTACAAATAACAGCCCTCAGAACTGGATCTAGTGTGTTCTCCTGACCGGATTACCTCTCTATTATGAGTCAAAGGCATTTCCGTCTCAACCCAACACAGAAGAGGCGATGTAAAACCACGACTGCACATAACAGATCAGAGTAACCCTGCTGGTGTACAGGGCGATTAGAGAACAGAGAGGCTGCAGAAtctgagcgcacacacacacgcacacagaccacacacacacacacaccacacaccacacgccTCGCTCTGTTCCCGTTCAGCACCGCCCTATCTGCGACGGTAGAAGTGAGCAGCACACTCAGAAATGACACGTGGTGTGCTTTACCTTATACAGCTCCTTCTCATCACGCTCGTTCTGCAGCTGGGACTCCAGGCTGTCCTTCTCCACAGTCAGCTTCttcactctgtctctcaggctgcGAGGGGACCAATCACAATGAGCGCATGCGTGAACAGCTACTCACCGTGCCCAGTCTGCAATATTCAGCTAAACGTACAGGGTGGCTTCACCTTGCCACCTCTCACAATTCATATGGGTCcacacacattacaaaataaacacacacacacacacacacactctcacttcAGTCTCTTTCTGAATATGAGCAGCATGTACTCACCAGTCCAGCTCGGTCTCCTTCTGGATTCCTTTCTGTGTGACGCCGATGaggtcctcctccagctggtgGACTCTGGCGGTCACCTCCTGGTGCTTCCTCTTcacctcctcccgctcctcctgcAGGTTCTGAGAGGCAGTCTGGAGCTCCTGAAAGGGAGACCCAAATATTTCTGAAGAGAAGACTAGGGCACTGTAAGGGTCTCTGGAAAGAGCTTCACCACACCCTAAGAACAATGAGGAGTAACAGCGCTTACGACTAAGCCCTGATGTGAGCCCAATTCAATCCGACCACAGCACAGAGTAACAGGCCATTAAACACCAAATGCAATTTGACCAAATTTAAACTTTCATAAactaaatttcagtttttttagtttgaatattttttcagggtGTGATTAAACAGACTAAAAATATTCCGAACTGGTTACACAAAGTTATGgtggaaaaataattctgtgggtagacaaaaaaaaaagttggattCTGATGTGCAACACAGCGCTGAGAGGACCAGGTCACTCAGCTATTATTCATGGCCATTCAGGCATTAAAGCCAGATTTGCATTATGCGAATCAGATGTGCCCCATTCCCATTGCAGCATCTGATATACGGCTCAGAAGGGAAAAAGCACTGGAGAGCTGAGTCAAACACCCCATGTGGTGAGCTGAGGAGACTCGTTCTCTACCCACACATCTCCCCTCGCTCGCgcacgagggagagagagcagcagcgcTACAGCCAGACCCATCTGTGCTCCTCTATACAACGCCTAACTCCAGATACACTCTGTTACAACATGTCAGCAGCGGTATAAATCACAAACGTCTCGGAAATGCTACAGGCATCAGTTCTTAGACGTGTATGAAGCAACAtaacatgcacccacacacacacacacacacaaacacacacacgcacacacacagtcacacacacagacagatacacacacaaacagacacacaggtacacagacgcgcacacacatacatacagatacacacgcatacacacacacagacacagacacacagtcacacacacagacagacatagacagacaaacaaacacacacacagacacacacacatacacacacacacacacagacacagagtcacacacacagacagacatagacagacaaacaaacacacacacagacacacagatacacacacatacacacacacacacacagacacagacacacagtcacacacacagacatagacagacaaacaaacacacacacagacacacagatacacacacatacatacagatacacacacacacgcgcgcgcacacacacacacaagcggaAATGGGGTGACTCACTGCCTTAGACCCTACCCCTCTGACATAGTCTTTGGAAGAGGATCAAGTGTAAATTGAAAGCTAGGCTCTGTTCAGCACATTGGAATACCCCCTCGATAAGTACAGAATTACAGCTTATTCTCATCTCCAGGTGTGTCCCTCTGAAAAAAGCCCTGCTTCAAGCCTGCCTCACTGTCTGCTGCAGGGCACAGCCATCTGAATTACTCTATGAATTTTATTGCCAAAGTTTTGAAACAATTTAAGCAGCACATAAAAACCTTATAAAAGTGTCGTAAAATTAACAGCCGCAAAATATGTACTTATGTTTTCATCTTAAAGCCATTTCCATCTCAAGAGTAGATTTACAGTGCATGGTATACTCCACAACTATTATGCTCAGGTTATA
This window of the Anguilla anguilla isolate fAngAng1 chromosome 1, fAngAng1.pri, whole genome shotgun sequence genome carries:
- the tax1bp1b gene encoding tax1-binding protein 1 homolog B isoform X1; the encoded protein is MGEMALYQEGTSTSSTMETSNFAHVIFQNVGKSYIPSAALECHYTLTQFIKPHQKDWVGIFKVGWSSARDYYTFLWSPFPENYAEGTTVNRVVVFQGYYVPSDDGEFYQFCYVTHKGEIRGASTPFQFRTSHPGDDLLTVEDESNSDILVVTTKTGLLEQKVEEARKEKEELARVVALLQKEKEQLQEEREEVQRKCEQEREISDQLRKENQELQTASQNLQEEREEVKRKHQEVTARVHQLEEDLIGVTQKGIQKETELDCLRDRVKKLTVEKDSLESQLQNERDEKELYKVHLKNRELETRKLTAELQMQKVVDVNKENMITQFKEEVGRLRACLAEKEKLQKEILSHSSPSTEKDALKEQLRQTEEQLQATRQQASMLASELRDASSARDRGISDLHRLRVEMEALRKSQADAQAQCGRMEEQLDKLRAAAQQGAQGGAEGGADTVTGKEAELQREVEDLKLRLHMAAEHYKEKYKECQRLQRQVAKLSEQQGESKKGAVAAEMPSSPQSGSPEQGSPTSSNIALDAIIQEKLKGINKEVIEKSDKYKKCRQMLSEEKERSCMFAEELAKMEVKWKEQLKINESLKLQLVAAEDRYKSQVAEKGREVKELKENLALLVKEKETLEEGLKKSSEVKGGLVSEDSSLESGQPMFLQYPLPYTQDAPPAPLVAQQSAELRFGNPYSTPDPAATRAVLSDPDGADGEFPSDQMPILPPVGPPSWDSNVVCIQPSRNPSRPDGLEDPEENGNEGGAAEPPVAGNPQNPLVNDGRPRFCFDSSLDIHKRCPLCEVIFPPNYDQSKFEEHVESHWKVCPMCSEQFPLDCDQRLFEKHVLTHFDGNVLNFS
- the tax1bp1b gene encoding tax1-binding protein 1 homolog B isoform X3; translated protein: MGEMALYQEGTSTSSTMETSNFAHVIFQNVGKSYIPSAALECHYTLTQFIKPHQKDWVGIFKVGWSSARDYYTFLWSPFPENYAEGTTVNRVVVFQGYYVPSDDGEFYQFCYVTHKGEIRGASTPFQFRTSHPGDDLLTVEDESNSDILVVTTKTGLLEQKVEEARKEKEELARVVALLQKEKEQLQEEREEVQRKCEQEREISDQLRKENQELQTASQNLQEEREEVKRKHQEVTARVHQLEEDLIGVTQKGIQKETELDCLRDRVKKLTVEKDSLESQLQNERDEKELYKVHLKNRELETRKLTAELQMQKVVDVNKENMITQFKEEVGRLRACLAEKEKLQKEILSHSSPSTEKDALKEQLRQTEEQLQATRQQASMLASELRDASSARDRGISDLHRLRVEMEALRKSQADAQAQCGRMEEQLDKLRAAAQQGAQGGAEGGADTVTGKEAELQREVEDLKLRLHMAAEHYKEKYKECQRLQRQVAKLSEQQGESKKGAVAAEMPSSPQSGSPEQGSPTSSNIALDAIIQEKLKGINKEVIEKSDKYKKCRQMLSEEKERSCMFAEELAKMEVKWKEQLKINESLKLQLVAAEDRYKSQVAEKGREVKELKENLALLVKEKETLEEGLKKSSEVKGGLVSEDSSLESGQPMFLQYPLPYTQDAPPAPLVAQQSAELRFGNPYSTPDPADGADGEFPSDQMPILPPVGPPSWDSNVVCIQPSRNPSRPDGLEDPEENGNEGGAAEPPVAGNPQNPLVNDGRPRFCFDSSLDIHKRCPLCEVIFPPNYDQSKFEEHVESHWKVCPMCSEQFPLDCDQRLFEKHVLTHFDGNVLNFS